The genome window ATCAACAATAAATCTATACTGATAGACACCCGAGAGGGGCACTCTCATAATGGTGAACTTTTCCCCTAACCTCTGCAAGGGTTTTCTTGTATTCCAATTATCCCATGATCCCTCCAAAGCTATTTCCTTGTCACTATAGGTCCATGTAAACGCAGTCGGGAATCCTTGCTCGTTGCACATGTCTTCATATCCTGAAGAAGCTTGCATCAACGAATGGTTTATGACAAGCATCTCATCAGGTTTTTGTAGCGAAATGAATGGAATATGAGGAGTGAACATCAGGGGTGACTGGGTAGCCCTAGGGCTATGAGGAGGAGATTGACCCATCATCTCAGGTGACCCACTAGATGGATGATAATTAGCGTGAGTCTCAAGCCGAGTAGTTATGTTTTGGTGTCTTCTTCCTCATGATGAAGTGATGTAGGGCAACCACCCAGAAGAACCTAGGGAATCCCACTGTTTTTATTATCAGAATCACCACAATTGGCATTTTCTGCATCTTTTTCCTTACGAATCCAACTGTGCACGAGAATGAAGACAAAGGTAATACCAAGGCTATGAAGACAAATCTCATCTTCAATGGCATCATTCCTAATGATCACAACAAAGAAACACATGGACCCCACTGAGCATAAGATAAGCTTCCATCCCTATGAGGATTGAGTGTGGAAAAAGAAAACCATTTATTCTTCAAGATCAACCCATACAATTTATTCTCGGACTGGCAGTGCATTTCTGAAGGGTTCATGAGGGAGCATTTGGCTCGTGCTTGATGAATGTAAGAGTACTAGTTTGGTGTGCAGGGTGTATGACTATACCGAATGGTAAGGGTATGACGCACAATGCTCTGAGCTGGACGAAGTGCATTCGCTTCTGCCAGCGTTTTCTGAAGCTCGTCTTCAAACTTGGATCAATCCCATATTAAGTAATGATagagattttgtgggaaagaatgCGCCATGCACGTGAAGCTTGTCTCTCAAgtggatttttagaaaatggaaGTGAATAGGGGCATGGAGAATAGAAATGGAGATGGTTATGAAAGATATGAAATGGGTATGAGTGCAGCGGGTGAAATTGATGAGGGGACTGGGTATGAAATAATAAAGGTAGGGTGGTGAGGAATATAAATGGCCATGCATAGGGTCCGGTGGGTAACAATGCATGCAAGGTTCATGCACGTGACATAGGGAAAGTGATGAGAGAGAGTGGGCTTGATAACGCTTTTGAAGATCCTCAATGTCTCTGTGGAACTTGTCTTCTCTAAACACAGCCTGCTACTCCGAGCTACTTAGCGTTTGCCTTAGTTCTTCAAGGACTAATGTAGACTAAATACACTGAAGGATGACAAATTGGTAGCCACTGCGGCGTGGACCCAGGGAACTGCTTGTTCTACTTGGAGGATTTCATGTCAGTTCATTTCAGTCCCATGCATCTTGCTTTGGTCTAAATAGTGATCATCACATACAACTAGCTACTGAAGAACATTCTCaaggccaaaaaaaaatgtttaaccCTTTTGTGCTATGGCCTGGACTCCCATGAAGCCACCACTTCGATGAGGAAGAACTTTTGGGACCTTCATTCCTAGCATGTAGATTTGTAGTTCACGTCGGCCTGATTATCATGGAATAGAGTTCCTTCATAGAGGATGCAAGTAATGGTGTGAAGGCGAGGAACTAGCCAAAGCTAGCGGCATGTGCGCCAAGGAGGCCATGCATGCGGATTCTGATGCcgagtaacaaaaaaattttcccCACGCATGCTAGTATATGTTTGTTCTTTCTATCAAGTGTTATTCTTACCAACCCAAAATCAGAACTTCAGTTGTAAAGCCATTTTCAAACAAGATGCTGCTAGATTTTAAATCTCAATGCATAACACGATGACTTGAGTCCTTAGGCAAATACAACACCATGAGCTCCTTCGCGAAATATAGGCTTTCTACGCTTTAAAGTCCGGCAACATTCTTCTCAATGAAGACTACATACCATTTCTCACAGGCTACTCCTTTTATCCATTGGTCAATGCGACCCAAGCATCCCAAGCCATGTTCGAATACAAGGTTTAAAACCAACATGTTTTCCCCCCAAGCATGACATCTACTGTTTGGGAATCGTCATTCTTGAAGTCATTACTGGGAAGCTCCCCTCCCAGCATTTCAGCAACGACAAAGAAGGAATTGACGTTGCCTAGTGGGTCAAATTTGTCATTGAAGAGAACAGAGAGACGAAACTGATAAACCCAGGAATAGTAAGTGAAGCTTCAGAAAGGAAGGTACAACGACTTCTCCAGATCGTCTCTGAATACACTAAAAATAACCTTGGAGATGCTCTTTCAAAGTTCTTGCCCTCCaaaatatcataagaaatgttTCTCTCCTCAAGCGCAGGTCAAAATGTCGAACCAATAGTCCAAAGAAAATCCAGAAATGGGAGCCAAAACAGGGATATAGATTGAGATAtcagaaataaaaggaaaaaaaaacaagatagcGTACCCTGAATAGGGTAAACAGAGTGAGCAAAGTTTCAGGTCAAATCCCCTTTCACATTGGAATCCAGGGGTTCTCAGACTAGTAGTGCATCAggagagtttaaaaaaaatatcaaaatgggAGTAAACCAtattcaaataaacaaatatgagAGGAGAGTAATGTAACATCACATTCATACCCAAACAATCAACCAATGatcagaagaaaaacaaagacgATTAGAGAAGACATAAGATAGAAGGAAAACAGGGGGGTGAGTAAGCATAGTTCAAGAAGTTGTCCCAAACATACTAGAAGATACTCTTTCCCAAGTTCTTGCCCTCCAAAGCTAAAGAAATACCCCTCCTTAAGTTCCAGAACctcctcttcttttcttcaactCCCAAAAACCTCTCTGTAACCCCCTACCAATATCTCTCCACCCACTGTTACCCAACAGGCTTACTCTGTTTCTCCTTTCCCTATTTTTCCTAGCTTCCCCTTAAGAAAGAAAGCTCATTCTCAAAATATCACCGCCGATCTCCTAAAAAAGCAACCCACCCTCGAAAAGCACCTCACCTCTGCCAGAATATCTTCTCCCCCTTTCTCTGTACCTTTTCTCAAAGCAAAAACCCCTCTAATAGCGAATACTTTCTCCCATCTCTTCCAAATTTGCCCCCCTAACCATATATGCAGAAACAGCCACCTTCCAGCACCACTACTCTGCAacctcccttttctctctcatctgCTCCTGATAACGGCCTGTAGGACCACCTTCTAGAATGTTCCTCCACGTGTCACCCTCGTATTCGCCTCTCAAAAGGCAAGGATGATTCTCTTATGGCCACTTAGGATGTGACACGTGGCTCGTTGGGGGTAGTGGCATCTGGCTAAAAAAAATGGGATCTGCAGAAATGACAAAGGAAAGGTGATCCATGCCTAAATGGGGGTTTATAGTCATGttatgacaatatgggactagatcttcagtttatccataataatattgcatgtgtcttgcacgactttttgaacgactaCTATTGGCATAATTGTTGATGTTTAAAGGGATCCacaagcatttcatgagtaagattattcatatattattttttatttattgttttaatttatattaattattaattgttggttttatttgttgtacaatgatgttttcacgaccatatataagcatcccttatttatgaccccttcttgtcatACTACTtgtcgtttgctcgcccacgtatctctactttaATATGGCAGATCATCAATTGTGTTCGCCTTTAGAAggactttggcaaatatttctgcaggatatccatgtattaaattttcatggacccaatgggtaaaaaataataatataccatattatagtcaagaattgaaaagggttttggcatggctaagttctcattattcaaattacccttggtcattttttgttttcatgggaaatcttgtaactgatgatgttgtggcaagtttaatttatttctgttttatttatgcattattttttttttataaatctaaaagatatatgtgtttatgtaatgtagggaaatgatcaagttttagacgaagagttaaaccttcttttgcttggtttttttgggatggtattccatatggtactatcatttcacataaatttgattaatagaaagtgttgcattcaacatacttattccatttttttttattaatttttctaacaccttgagagtctcattgtgtagtggatagattatgaaaaaaaaattagtatatatttttttacgaatgattgatactaatgacaagtttaacgtctatagcactatcagctactataatgtcagacttattaaagacaatatatatgaagtagaagcaaaaggaaactattttaggttggtgactttgaaaacagtgcatccaaacgaCAGAGAATTTAGTTTCTATGATATTGCGCGAACTTTgaataagcagtatgtgttagttggctatcattgttttgtaaaatttggacaatatataattgttttttaactccacatcagcctacaagattggatacgacaacacaaacttgtaatcggacatagactttagctagaattgatatcaattctttggtatttctataataaatattttatttactttttaatgtttttttatttatatatttttctttagttaagatttcctatccggtgacatgtttgaagctattcaatacttggcattaacaaagaagctggaagatggatttggtatggataatatAGCAATGGTGAACGGtaaagggaaaatcacaaggtcatttGATGAccatatgggactagatcttcagtttatccataataatattgcatgtgtcttgcacgactttttgaacgattgctatgggctcgaaatgaatcaaactaatgatttcagattgcttattgatgttttaagggatccacgagcaagattattcatatattaatttttatttattgttttaatttatattaattattaattgtgttgttttatttgttgtacaatgatgttttcacgaccatacataagcatcccttatttatgaccccttcttgtcgtactacttttcgtttgctcgcccacgtatctttacttaaatatagcagatcatcaaatgTGTTCGCGTTTAGGAGGACTTTCACAAATATTTCtataggatatccatgtattagtttttcatggacccaatgggttaaaaataaaaatagaccatattatagccaagaaatgaaaagggttttggcatggccaagtgctcattattcaaattacccttggtcattttaagttttcatgggaaatcttgtagctcatgatgccGTGGCaagtctaatttatttataaaagatataTGAGTTTATGTAaagtagggaaatgctcaagttttagacgaagagttaaaccttcttttgcttggtttttttgggatggtactatcatttcacataaattagATTAATACAAAGTGTTGccttcaacatacttatgccatttttttattaacttttctaacaccttgagagtctcagTGTGTAGTGTAtcgattgtgaaaaaaattagtatatatttttttgcaaaTGATTGCTATAAATGACTTAAGCTAGAATttatatcaattctacggtatttttgtaataaatattttatttacttcttaatgcttttttattttatatatttttatttagttaagatttcctatcgggtgacatgtttgaagctattcaatacttggtttCATCAAGGAAGCTAAAAGATGGacttggtatggataatgtagtagtggtgaacggtagagagaaaatcacaaggttaagtgatgacaatatgggactagatcttcagtttatccataataatattgcacgtgtcttgcacgactttttgaattACTGTTCTGGGCttcaaatgaatcaaactaatgatttcagattgcttattgatgttttaagggatccacgaacaagattattcatatattaatttttatttattgttttaatttatattaaatattaattgttggttttatttgttgtacaatgatgttttcacgaccatacataagcatcccttatttatgaccccttcttgtcgtactacttttcgcttgctcacccacgtatctctacttaaatatagcagatcatcaaacgtgttcgcgtttaggaggactttgacaaatatttctgtaggatatccatgtattagtttttcatggacccaatgggttaaaaataaaaatataccatattatagccaagaaatgaaaagagttttggcatggccaagtgctcattattcaaattacccttggtcattttaagttttcatgggaaatcttgtagctcatgatgtcgtggcaagtctaatttctttttgttttgtttatgcatgttttttatttataaatctaaaagatatatgtgtttatgtaatgtagggaaatgcttaagttttagacgaagagttaaaacttcttttgcttggttttttagggatggtattccatatggtactatcatttcacataaatttgattaatagaaagtgttgccttcaacatacttatgccattttttttattaacttttctaacaccttga of Vitis vinifera cultivar Pinot Noir 40024 chromosome 17, ASM3070453v1 contains these proteins:
- the LOC109124313 gene encoding SNF1-related protein kinase regulatory subunit beta-2-like, with the protein product MGQSPPHSPRATQSPLMFTPHIPFISLQKPDEMLVINHSLMQASSGYEDMCNEQGFPTAFTWTYSDKEIALEGSWDNWNTRKPLQRLGEKFTIMRVPLSGVYQYRFIVDGQWRILSLKT